The DNA sequence GCACACCAGCGCCATTTGAAAAAGATCGACCCACCGGCATTCGCCGGCGGGGCGGGAAAGTGCGCGATCAACGTATTACCTTGTCACATGGCAGCGGCGGCAAGGCGATGCGCGATCTCATCGACGATGTGTTCGTCGGCAGCTTCGATAATCCGGCGCTTGCGGAGCTTGAGGATCAGGCGCGGTTTCGGCTTTCCGACCTGCTGGCGCACGGCGACAGGCTTGCGTTCACCACCGATTCCTACGTAGTTGATCCGCTGTTTTTCCCCGGCGGCGATATTGGCGCCCTTGCCGTCAATGGCACGGTCAACGACCTCGCGGTCAGCGGCGCGAAGCCGCTGTTTCTGAGCTGCGCGATGATTCTCGAAGAAGGGCTGGACGTGGATGTTCTGCGCAAGGTCGCGCACTCCATGCGCGATGCCGCAAAAGCTGCGGGTGTGACCATTGTTACCGGTGACACCAAGGTCGTGCCGCGTGGCAAGGCGGACAAGTTATTTATCAACACGGCGGGCATCGGCGTCATTCCGAAACACGTCGAGATCGCCGCAAATCAGGCCAGGCCAGGCGACGCGATCATCGTCAACGGCCTGATCGGAGACCACGGCGCGGCGATCCTGAACGCGCGCGGCGACCTGGCGCTGGATACCGA is a window from the Gammaproteobacteria bacterium genome containing:
- the hypE gene encoding hydrogenase expression/formation protein HypE, producing the protein MRDLIDDVFVGSFDNPALAELEDQARFRLSDLLAHGDRLAFTTDSYVVDPLFFPGGDIGALAVNGTVNDLAVSGAKPLFLSCAMILEEGLDVDVLRKVAHSMRDAAKAAGVTIVTGDTKVVPRGKADKLFINTAGIGVIPKHVEIAANQARPGDAIIVNGLIGDHGAAILNARGDLALDTDLESDCQPLNGLIDALLAACPEIHSLRDATRGGVATVLNEFAQAACVSMHIIETALPIREEVKGVCEILGLDPLYMANEGKLVAIVPGAHAQTALEAMRAHPAGRDAAIIGEVSAAPEGVVTMATVFGGERIVDMLVGEQLPRIC